From Solanum lycopersicum chromosome 8, SLM_r2.1, the proteins below share one genomic window:
- the LOC138337948 gene encoding uncharacterized protein — MEEKDGEKTITVPKPRQKYDDADRKKIEKGFKAKTLLVCGIGPDEYNSACESAKEIWDCLKTAHKGTEQVKESKIDMLTLRYENFKMKEGETIHDMFTKLSSITNELRSLGEPISMTKQVRKVL; from the coding sequence ATGGAAGAAAAGGATGGAGAGAAGACCATTACTGTTCCAAAGCCTAGGCAGAAATATGATGATGCTGacaggaaaaagattgaaaaaggtttcaaagctaaaactcttctGGTCTGTGGTataggacctgatgagtacAACTCAGCCTGTGAGTCTGCTAAGGAAATTTGGGACTGCTTGAAGACTGCTCATAaaggaactgaacaagtcaaagaatctAAGATTGACATGCTTACCTTACGGTAtgagaacttcaaaatgaaggaaggagaaacaatacatgacatgttcaccaagttgtcttccattacaaatgagctgcgaagtctgggtgaacctataagcatgacCAAACAAGTCAGGAAAGTGCTTTGA